A part of Nitrospirota bacterium genomic DNA contains:
- a CDS encoding M6 family metalloprotease domain-containing protein produces MKKNWMYIMFSVLMLVSFVSTSWAMPPHKTLREEIKRGVKPAPFFLTDPATHLKQRGINTGARRPDGTRVFSAGAGPVGNVNVLALLVKFTDKPSQVGASSFDTLIFGATGNTVRVYYQEVSYGTLTLVTVNLPSSLDWGTAPNTYTYYTANNYGLGTYPRNAQKLVEDVVDLVDPYVDFSQYDNDGDGQLDALTVVHAGPGAEFTGSTGDIWSHQWGITPRLRDGVYISNYSMEPEYMQTPGDATIGVFAHELGHVFGLPDLYDYGYDSNGAGDWSIMAGGSWNGINGSSPAHFDAWSRTQLGFAAPAVISTNTTGVSIPAVESTPSVFYVWNSGLTNNEYFLVENRQKTGYDAYLPGSGMLVWHIDENMASNDNQCLNMNNCSCPSHYKVALEQADGLLQLEKNLSQGNGGDPFPGTSNKTSFSLSSTPNSGSYLNCTSSVAVTNISNSASVMTADIQVTGVSLPSVSGAISYSGTKTGAIRILAYTNSGFSGTPAYSASISAPGAYTISSMASGTYYFLSYRDSNGDSVRQATEAFGIYGTPGAPTAVVVNGTVTGIDIAIYDPASMSGTISYSGSATGRIYIEVFTNPAYTGTPAYSTTIAAPGLYRMRGMLPGTYYVRSYRDANRNRQYNTGEPYGTYGAVTLNAGNTTAGINITLY; encoded by the coding sequence ATGAAAAAAAATTGGATGTATATTATGTTTTCAGTTCTTATGTTAGTTTCATTCGTATCAACATCGTGGGCTATGCCTCCGCATAAAACACTGCGCGAGGAAATCAAAAGAGGCGTTAAACCCGCACCGTTCTTTTTGACAGACCCCGCAACTCATTTAAAACAAAGGGGCATAAACACAGGCGCGCGGCGTCCTGATGGAACCAGAGTTTTCAGCGCCGGAGCAGGACCCGTTGGGAATGTTAATGTGCTGGCGCTTCTTGTCAAATTTACGGATAAACCGTCTCAGGTTGGCGCAAGTTCTTTTGACACGCTTATTTTCGGCGCGACGGGAAATACCGTAAGAGTTTATTATCAGGAAGTTTCCTATGGAACGCTTACCCTCGTTACTGTAAATCTGCCAAGCTCCTTAGACTGGGGCACAGCGCCAAACACATACACCTATTATACAGCCAACAATTATGGACTGGGGACTTATCCGAGAAACGCACAAAAATTAGTTGAGGATGTGGTGGACCTTGTTGATCCCTACGTTGATTTTTCTCAGTATGATAATGACGGCGACGGACAGCTTGATGCCCTTACTGTTGTCCATGCAGGACCCGGAGCGGAATTCACAGGAAGCACCGGAGACATATGGTCTCACCAGTGGGGCATTACGCCCAGATTACGAGACGGCGTGTATATCTCCAATTATTCCATGGAGCCTGAATATATGCAAACTCCGGGAGATGCCACAATCGGAGTCTTTGCGCATGAGCTGGGTCACGTCTTCGGTCTTCCCGACCTCTATGATTACGGGTATGATTCAAACGGCGCAGGCGACTGGAGCATAATGGCAGGCGGAAGCTGGAACGGAATAAACGGCAGTTCACCAGCACATTTTGACGCATGGTCAAGGACACAGCTCGGCTTTGCTGCGCCTGCCGTGATATCTACAAATACTACAGGAGTAAGCATACCGGCAGTTGAATCAACACCATCAGTCTTTTATGTATGGAACAGCGGTTTAACAAATAATGAATATTTTCTTGTTGAAAACAGGCAAAAGACAGGATATGACGCATATCTGCCCGGAAGCGGAATGCTTGTCTGGCACATTGATGAGAACATGGCTTCCAACGACAACCAATGCCTCAATATGAATAATTGCAGCTGCCCTTCTCATTATAAGGTAGCCTTAGAGCAGGCGGACGGTTTGCTTCAGCTTGAAAAAAACCTTAGTCAGGGCAATGGAGGCGATCCATTTCCCGGCACATCCAACAAAACATCATTCAGCCTGAGTTCAACGCCTAACAGCGGTTCTTATCTGAATTGCACTTCAAGCGTTGCAGTTACAAATATCAGCAATTCTGCATCAGTTATGACAGCGGATATTCAGGTGACAGGGGTTTCACTTCCAAGCGTGTCAGGCGCTATTTCATACAGCGGCACAAAGACCGGCGCCATCCGCATCCTTGCATACACTAATTCCGGCTTTTCCGGCACACCGGCGTACTCTGCTTCAATATCTGCTCCGGGCGCCTATACAATCAGCAGCATGGCGTCAGGCACTTACTATTTCCTCTCATACCGCGATTCAAACGGTGACAGCGTAAGACAGGCAACCGAGGCTTTCGGCATATACGGCACCCCGGGCGCACCGACTGCAGTCGTAGTCAATGGAACCGTAACAGGCATAGATATAGCCATCTATGACCCGGCGTCCATGTCAGGGACCATATCTTATTCAGGCTCTGCCACAGGAAGAATTTACATTGAGGTATTCACAAATCCTGCTTACACAGGCACCCCCGCCTATTCAACTACAATTGCAGCTCCGGGGCTATACAGGATGAGAGGCATGCTGCCCGGCACATACTATGTCAGGTCCTACAGGGATGCAAACCGCAACAGGCAATATAATACAGGCGAACCATACGGAACATATGGAGCAGTAACATTAAATGCCGGCAACACTACAGCAGGGATTAACATCACACTCTATTAA
- a CDS encoding exopolysaccharide biosynthesis polyprenyl glycosylphosphotransferase, translating into MPSIKKAIILAGGQNTRLSPLDKYRPAWMLPIVNKPLIEYTINALRTSGITEVMIAMSEHSSDSGNNLNKTVLQEYLKKDLSTPDTHIYYHLDNKPRGTAGSLKDLEAFIGDDTFIVINNNIFIEDIHWDKVVEFHRNMNSAATVGIHKDDICMQSKEGIDIAPDSKVKSFNMIHPSMDKRSPWKSIGIYIFEPLALKFINKDGYMDIKEQLIPALQNASLNVYAYGMEGLYQCIDSVKDYIKVQRDLLYNNDANDFHAGGNVEVAEKVWLGKNVKISPSAYLLGPLVIGDGCTINDWTQVIGPAVIGNGCRISEGALIRESIVWDKTEISSMAKVEYSIIGEGSSIPDNFCIKNMIALNGLKIGDTNLFNSERGINGTIDLSDAKLTATIRHKLYKIFKRAVDLLLSALCLVLALPLFLLIALLIKLDSAGPVFYTQKRCGKNGKLFGMIKFRTMIKNAEKLQSELTSKNEIDGPMFKLSDDPRVTRVGKILRRTSLDELPQLLNVLKGEMSLVGPRPLIMDEMKFSPSWRDTRLKVKPGITGLWQIQGRSEMPFHEWIRYDVYYIRNQSLWLDLKILFKTAIVVLKKRGAY; encoded by the coding sequence ATGCCATCTATAAAAAAAGCTATAATCCTGGCCGGGGGGCAGAACACCCGGCTCAGTCCCCTTGATAAGTACCGTCCTGCCTGGATGCTTCCTATCGTTAACAAGCCCCTTATTGAGTATACAATCAATGCCTTAAGGACCAGCGGGATAACAGAAGTGATGATAGCCATGTCAGAACACAGCTCTGATTCCGGCAATAATCTGAATAAGACCGTCCTGCAGGAATATCTAAAAAAAGACCTCAGCACTCCTGATACTCATATATATTATCATCTGGATAACAAACCGCGCGGCACGGCAGGCTCCCTAAAGGATTTAGAGGCATTTATCGGAGACGATACCTTCATTGTTATCAACAACAATATCTTTATAGAAGACATTCATTGGGACAAGGTTGTTGAATTCCACCGAAATATGAATTCTGCGGCAACTGTAGGCATTCACAAAGATGATATCTGCATGCAAAGCAAAGAAGGCATAGATATTGCGCCTGACAGTAAAGTAAAAAGTTTCAACATGATTCATCCTTCAATGGATAAGCGGTCGCCGTGGAAGTCCATAGGTATTTATATCTTTGAGCCTCTGGCGCTTAAATTTATTAATAAAGACGGTTACATGGATATAAAAGAACAGCTCATTCCGGCTCTTCAGAATGCGTCATTAAATGTATATGCATACGGCATGGAAGGTTTATATCAATGCATAGACAGCGTAAAAGATTATATCAAGGTACAGCGGGATTTGCTTTACAATAATGATGCAAATGATTTCCATGCGGGAGGTAATGTAGAAGTTGCAGAAAAGGTCTGGCTCGGGAAAAATGTCAAAATCTCGCCGAGCGCATACCTGCTGGGACCTCTTGTTATCGGAGACGGCTGTACGATTAACGATTGGACGCAGGTAATCGGACCTGCAGTTATCGGCAACGGGTGCCGGATATCAGAAGGCGCCTTAATCCGTGAAAGTATAGTGTGGGACAAGACGGAAATATCAAGCATGGCAAAGGTTGAATACTCCATAATAGGCGAAGGCTCCAGCATCCCCGACAATTTTTGCATCAAGAATATGATTGCGCTGAACGGATTAAAAATCGGCGACACTAATCTTTTTAATTCTGAGCGCGGCATAAACGGAACCATTGACCTGTCGGATGCCAAATTAACTGCAACCATCAGACATAAATTATATAAAATATTCAAACGGGCGGTAGATCTTCTACTGTCGGCATTGTGCCTTGTTCTTGCACTGCCTCTGTTTTTATTAATTGCTCTGCTGATTAAATTAGATTCCGCAGGCCCTGTCTTTTATACCCAAAAAAGGTGCGGTAAAAACGGCAAATTATTCGGGATGATTAAATTCAGGACTATGATTAAAAACGCTGAAAAACTTCAGAGTGAATTAACTTCCAAAAATGAGATTGACGGACCCATGTTTAAGCTGTCGGACGACCCGAGGGTTACAAGGGTTGGAAAGATACTAAGGCGCACCAGCCTTGATGAACTGCCCCAGTTGTTAAATGTATTAAAAGGCGAGATGAGCCTTGTAGGCCCCCGTCCGCTGATAATGGATGAGATGAAGTTCAGCCCGAGCTGGCGCGATACAAGGCTTAAGGTCAAGCCGGGAATAACGGGGTTATGGCAGATACAGGGCAGAAGTGAGATGCCTTTCCATGAATGGATACGATATGATGTATACTATATCAGGAACCAGTCCTTATGGCTGGACTTAAAAATATTATTTAAGACGGCGATAGTCGTCCTGAAAAAAAGAGGGGCATATTAA
- the groES gene encoding co-chaperone GroES: MKFKPLRDRVLVKYSEEAEKSAGGLFIPDTAKEKPQKGEIVAVGAGKVTDDGKLQKVEVKVGDVVLFDKYSGSKITMDNVEYLILREEDVLGILEK; this comes from the coding sequence ATGAAATTCAAACCACTAAGAGACAGGGTTCTGGTTAAGTATTCCGAGGAAGCCGAAAAAAGCGCAGGCGGGTTGTTCATACCCGATACGGCCAAGGAAAAACCGCAAAAGGGTGAAATCGTCGCTGTTGGCGCAGGCAAGGTAACAGACGACGGCAAACTTCAGAAAGTTGAAGTGAAAGTTGGAGATGTAGTTTTGTTTGATAAGTATTCAGGGTCCAAGATAACAATGGATAACGTTGAATACCTTATTCTGAGAGAAGAAGATGTTCTGGGAATATTAGAAAAATAA
- a CDS encoding polysaccharide export protein, which produces MTDLNYQLFKDKMKNKHHGLHLLIVPGLIILLSACATTGSQPQANTGAPLQNAEKMSSEEPLKETVKVTEFILGSGDKVEINVYRHDDLKKTVQIDVSGKITYPLLGDIQAGGLSIFQLRDKIRDGLSKYLVDPQVSVGVASVQGQKVIVLGEVRTPGFFQIETSMTVLEAVSRAGGFTLDGKKKSVLLIRGGLKTPQLITLNLEKALSKGDLAQNIQLQRDDIVYVPRTYISNVDRFFGHLSTIISPLLQMESGFYVGQGIEGER; this is translated from the coding sequence ATGACAGATCTCAATTATCAATTATTCAAAGACAAAATGAAAAATAAACATCACGGCCTCCATTTGTTAATTGTACCGGGCTTAATCATTTTATTAAGCGCATGCGCCACAACAGGCTCACAGCCTCAGGCAAATACGGGAGCCCCGCTTCAGAACGCTGAAAAAATGTCCTCAGAAGAACCTCTTAAGGAGACCGTTAAGGTTACTGAGTTCATACTCGGCTCCGGCGACAAGGTTGAGATAAATGTTTACCGCCATGACGACCTCAAAAAAACCGTTCAGATAGACGTTTCAGGGAAAATAACATATCCATTGCTTGGCGATATTCAGGCAGGAGGGTTAAGTATTTTCCAATTAAGGGACAAAATCCGCGACGGGCTTTCAAAGTATTTAGTTGATCCACAGGTATCGGTTGGTGTCGCAAGCGTACAGGGGCAGAAGGTCATTGTCCTCGGCGAGGTTAGAACTCCGGGATTTTTCCAGATTGAAACCTCCATGACTGTACTTGAGGCTGTATCCCGCGCAGGCGGCTTTACTCTGGACGGCAAAAAGAAAAGCGTCTTACTCATACGGGGCGGACTTAAAACACCCCAACTCATAACCCTGAATTTAGAAAAAGCATTAAGCAAAGGCGACCTTGCGCAAAACATACAGCTTCAGCGTGATGACATAGTATATGTGCCGCGCACTTATATCTCCAATGTGGACCGGTTTTTCGGCCACCTTTCAACAATCATTTCGCCTCTGCTGCAGATGGAATCTGGTTTTTACGTAGGACAGGGAATAGAAGGAGAACGCTGA